TTTATAGCATTACCATTATTAATTGGTagtagaattattttttcaaaatggTTTTGTAAAACAATGGATGAAGAAgttaatttacaaaataaaatgacaaatttaataaaagaaacatTTGATCATATTACTACAGTTATATCATTAGGTGGACAAAAACAAACATTAAtgaaatatgaaaaattatctatagaacataataaattttctgaAGATAGATTGACAGCTTCATCAGTATATGATGCATTAACACAAGTTTTATTAACTGAAGCTATTTTTACTCTTGCTCTTTGTTATGGTATGTGGAGAATTGGAAGAGAAAATCCTGGACGACTAGCTGCATTAgcaattaatatattatatatgtgtGTAACATCTATATCAATTGGTTTTCATTTAAATGGTATTagtaatagtaaaaaaagttgttatgatattcaaaaaattcttAGTGATAAATCTGTTATTGAAATTGAAGATGATTGTTATAatgaaaagaaaagaaataaaaaaaaaacattttctgATATTGTTTATCCAATTCAAAAAGTTTGTTTAccaaaagaaataaaaataagttctGGTGAGATAAGtcttaataatataacttttgCATATCCATCACGTCCTGAatataatgtattaaaaaatataaatttaactatTCCATCTGGTACACATATTGGTATTTGTGGTTATAGTGGTAGTGGTAAAAGTACAATAGCAGCTTTACTTTTACGATTTTATGATCCAATAGAAGGTGAAATACATTTTGATggaattgatataaaaaaatttaatcctAATGAATTACGTAAGATGATTGGTATTGTTTCACAGGAACCAGTATTATTTGATGGTACAATATCAGATAATATTGTTTATGGTAAATTAGATGCTACacaaaatgaaattaatgaaGCAGCCAGAAAAGGTGATGCATGGCAATTTATAAGTGCTTTACCAATGGGTTTTCATGAAAAAATAGGATATAAAGGTGGATTATTATCAGGTGGTCAAAAACAAAGAATAGCTATTGCTAGAGCTGTTATTAGAAAtccaaaattattaatttttgatgaaGCTACAAGTGCATTAGATTTTAAACATGAAGGTGATGTACAAAAAGCTATAGAAATAGCAAGTAAAGGTATAACAACTATAACAATAGCACATCGtttaaatacattaaaaaatatggatAGAATAATAGTATTAAATGATGGTAAAATTGTTGAAGATGGTACACCagaagaattattaaaagctaaaggaaaatattttagaatgtATATGGATCAAAAAGTTGATGAATTTGATTTAGAAGCTCATATGATAGATAAAggaataacaaaaaataaagaattaaaacaaaaattttctataggTAGTTatgaaagaaataattatattaaaatagatCGATCAAAATCAAATGTAGGTGAAAGAAAAAGATTAGGTAGAAGTTATTCAATGATAAGTACTAAAAGtgaaaatttaacaaaaccaataacttttaaaagaaatagatttaataaaagtatgagaggaaatattgttgatttaCCTATAATGGAAAATGAAGTAGAAAGATTGGAGGAAGATGAATTACCAGGAAAAATTACTAATTTAAAAGCAATtggaaaattaataattaattataaagagggattttttattttattatcagcAATTCCATTAACAATATTACGtggtatattttatttacttgtATGTTTTGAAGTTGCCAGTGTCCTTGAAGTTACATTATCTCCTGATGATAAAATAAGTCAAGGAATTTTTAATGTTGGATCATTATATATtagtttaataattataaaaacaatttttgaaGCATTAGGAAGGTTAAATGTAGCAAAATATGGTCATGGTTTTTGTAGTTATTTAAGatataatatgttaaaaaaacttttaagaCATGGAAGTGGATATTTTgatgaagataaaaatacTCCTGGAAGAttagtatataaattaataaatgaaacTGCTGTTTTAAATAGAATATTATCAGAAAAAATTGATCTCTTAATACCAGCAATTGTATGTTCATTAACTTCAATATCTATAgctatatttattaattggaAATTAGCATTATTGTGTTCCTTTCAATTTCCagcatttttcttttttagaCTTTTAGAATTTCGTGAAGCTAataaaagacaaaaaaatatgCTTGATGAAGAAAGAAAAGTTGCCAATCTTGCTCATATGgtattatcaaatatttgtACAATAAAAGCTTACAATTTACAAagacattttataaatatttttaatgaagcattaaaaagtttagaaAAAGCTATGAAATATCAAAGTATTATAAGTGCTATTGTATTTTCATGTCAATTTAgtttttcatatataatgatagctataacattatattttggtaaaaatatgataattaaaaatgaaattgatCCTTTTAATTATCTTAGAGTTGTTTTATTAACACAATTTGGTGCTAATTTTATAAGTCAACTTATTGCTAGTGTAACAGATATTTCAAAGGCACGTATTTGTTCTGAACATATACTTGATGTATTAACTGAAAAAGCTGTTGATATGGATAATATGAGTGATGAAGGATTTAAACCAATGATTGTTGGAAGAATGAAATTAGAAGATATTGATTTTAGATATCCTTCAAGACCAATAGTtccaatattaaaaaatcttaatataacatttgaTGTTGGTAAAAAAATTGCTATTATTGGTACTAGTGGTTGTGGAAAGTCaacaattttatcattattacaAAGACTTTATATACCAACAAAAGGAAATGTGATGCtagataattataatattaaaacaataaatccACAATATTTAAGAAGAATGATTGCTAGTGTTATGCAAGAACCAGCTTTATTTAGTTTTACGATTAGagaaaatataacatttggTATACCAGAGGAGTATGTTTCTATGGATAAAGTTATAGATGCTGCTAAATTAGCAAATATTCATGACTTTATTATAGGACTTCCAAATGGTTATGAAACAAATGTTGgtgaatatataaatatgagTGGTGGTGAAAAACAAAGATTAGCAATAGCTAGAGCATTATTTCGTGAACCAAAAGTATTGTTACTTGATGAAGCAACTTCAGCATTAGATTTAATAAGTGAAAAAGCTGTCCAAAAAACATTAGAAGAAGTTAGAAAAAAGACAACTTGTATACATGTAACACATAAATTAAGTTCAATAAGAAATgctgataaaataatagttttgGTAAATGGTCAAGTAGCTGAAGAAGGTACACATCAagaattaatgaaaatagaAGGATTTTATTATGAAATGGCAATGCTTCAAAAAATCGATTAATTAAATagttatcattatttaattgtaaatatacaatgatttattaagttttttttttcttcatataataaaatttttttttttaaaaatgaatttttaattttatagttaaatGCTATTAATTGGTGTATATTCTTTCCATccaaaatcattaaaaaacatttgcctcatatcttttaaaaaaagaagtgaTATCATTAAACTTAAACTgtaacttaaaaaattaagtaaaaaagttattctataaccaataaatga
This Strongyloides ratti genome assembly S_ratti_ED321, chromosome : 2 DNA region includes the following protein-coding sequences:
- a CDS encoding LP14331p, with translation MIGIVSQEPVLFDGTISDNIVYGKLDATQNEINEAARKGDAWQFISALPMGFHEKIGYKGGLLSGGQKQRIAIARAVIRNPKLLIFDEATSALDFKHEGDVQKAIEIASKGITTITIAHRLNTLKNMDRIIVLNDGKIVEDGTPEELLKAKGKYFRMYMDQKVDEFDLEAHMIDKGITKNKELKQKFSIGSYERNNYIKIDRSKSNVGERKRLGRSYSMISTKSENLTKPITFKRNRFNKSMRGNIVDLPIMENEVERLEEDELPGKITNLKAIGKLIINYKEGFFILLSAIPLTILRGIFYLLVCFEVASVLEVTLSPDDKISQGIFNVGSLYISLIIIKTIFEALGRLNVAKYGHGFCSYLRYNMLKKLLRHGSGYFDEDKNTPGRLVYKLINETAVLNRILSEKIDLLIPAIVCSLTSISIAIFINWKLALLCSFQFPAFFFFRLLEFREANKRQKNMLDEERKVANLAHMVLSNICTIKAYNLQRHFINIFNEALKSLEKAMKYQSIISAIVFSCQFSFSYIMIAITLYFGKNMIIKNEIDPFNYLRVVLLTQFGANFISQLIASVTDISKARICSEHILDVLTEKAVDMDNMSDEGFKPMIVGRMKLEDIDFRYPSRPIVPILKNLNITFDVGKKIAIIGTSGCGKSTILSLLQRLYIPTKGNVMLDNYNIKTINPQYLRRMIASVMQEPALFSFTIRENITFGIPEEYVSMDKVIDAAKLANIHDFIIGLPNGYETNVGEYINMSGGEKQRLAIARALFREPKVLLLDEATSALDLISEKAVQKTLEEVRKKTTCIHVTHKLSSIRNADKIIVLVNGQVAEEGTHQELMKIEGFYYEMAMLQKID